TTATGCTTTTGTTCTTTTGCCCACTGTTTCTTTGCTGAGATATCCAAAGAAATGaacaaccaaacaaaatttggaattttctgATTTGGCgtgtttggattttttttggtttatttatttaatttgaggTTTTTGATTTCGCAGAATATGAAAAGCTCAGCTCGAGTAAGTGAAACAATGGAGGGAAagtatttgatttttgaagttCCAAACAGTGCAAAACTATTTAATATTTGGTATTTTTTCTATGCAAACAAATGAAAGCGTGGAACCTTGAAATGTGTGgtctcaaattattcttaattaattGGTAAATTAGTTTCAAAAATGCTATTTTTATTGCCTTTTAGGTAGATTTGAATCTCTCTATGTACTTTCCTTTTTCCCAACTTGGTACTAACTGTGTGTTCATATTGCTCTTCATATCAGTTTTCAAAGTAAGCCTGATATAGGTATTTCATTCTTCTGATtgcatttttgttctttttaacaATAAGATTGCTTGTTGATCATATCCATTTTCCAGACAGATAATTGGATTTCAGTTTTTATAAACATAGGACAAAAGTGTTTGCTTAATGATTCCATTATTTGAGGTTTTGATAGCCCAAGTGCCTGTCTTTGCTTTATTtcatcaatcttttcattacaCGTTCTCTCATTTTGATGTTTCTGCAATGTTTCTGACTCAGAATTTTCAGTATATTAAGGATGAGCAGCAATGTGAATGTGCTTTCAGATGTTTTCTGCAATGTACCATAATGAAACTTAATTGATTTTCCTCAGTTTTCTAATGATCTATCATGGCAACTGCTACAGTTTTAATGTCATTCTTTTGCATTACTGAATTTCCAATATTCTTTCTAGATATGACATGCCTTTCTCTCCAAAGGTTTTGCATATCTATAGTGCAAACTTGTTATTGCAAACCCATCAAAGGCCAATCCTGAGAATATCCATCTTCACTGTCATGAGATGGtttcaaatgcttttgaaaaccATGTATATTGAGTAAAATTTTATGTCTTTCCAACCTAGATATGTGTGTATAACCTagtataatttttgttatattataggcattgatatatatatatattttccataaGGTTCTGCATTTCTCTAATTTTTACAACTTTGAATTTGAACTTAGTGTGTAGCTGATAAACTAGATGAGATCTGAGATCTTTTTGCGTATTATTAGTGTTCAGAAATGTACCTCAGCTGACATGCCATTCTGCAATTGTAGTCCTTTTTTGTTCTACCTAGTGGCTTGCTtctgtataatttttttttattttatattataggCATTGATATCTTGTTTTTTGAGAAGGTTCTGCAGTTCTCTGATTTTTACAGTTTTTGAATTTGAACTTAGTGCCTAAGCTGGTAAACTAGATGGGATCTTTTTGTGTATTATTAGTGTTCACAAATGTACCTCAGCTGACATGCCATTCTGCAATTATAGTCTTTTTGTTTTCTACCCAGTCATCTGCTTCTCTTGAACTTATTATGGTATTTTTGCTCTTAGTCTTGTTCCTGATCTTTGTTTCTCTCCATGCTATGCATGGTAATGTATTTACCATTGACATAAATCATCTAGTTACTCAATACTTTCTTTTATTGAACTTTAAGTTTGTTATCTAACTAACTTCGATATTTTTCCTTTGCAGAGTAGCATATGTTATGGATATCCATTTTGAAGCCATCATGTTAGGCATTACTTATTTTGATCATTAATATCAGAAGTAGTTCTGCCTCTTCTGTCAGTAAGTGTACGTTATTGTTCGCAGTACCATTAGAAgatccttttattttttggtatcATCATTTTTTAACATGCAAGATGTTCTTTGCCCAACAATTTGTGACCATTCATTTTTGTGTACTGCACTAGTCAGTTTTgtaagattttattttcattgtacAATTATTGCTCATAAGCATAGCACCAAACATCTTGTATGATAAATGTGTTCATTTGTTGACTAGTAATCCTTTTCTGCAATCTTATCCATTTATCTTTCAATCTTGTTTCTAAATTTCTACCcttattttccttcatatttttcatgaaacATACAATATCATTAGCTTggatttcattttccatttctctctcattttctttttcatgctTTTAGGTTGTTATCTAACCTAAAAGTTTTGCTTCTTCCAGAGTATCATAtgatatgatatccatttcaaaCACGTTGCTTTAAAAGTTTCAGTATTTGAATATCAATATAAGATTTAAATCTGCCACTTTTATCAATAAATGTATGTTAAAACTTTCCTTTAAATCGAATTGATGTTTTGATTTCCTGGTACTGCCTTTCTTTTACCTGGCTTTTATTCCTTGCATGTCGCTAACTATTTTTCATTCACCTAATTTTTCCTTGGTGCTACAGCCTTCCCTACAAATAGGGTTTTTTTTGCTCCCCCCTTACAGAACATGATTGATCTAATAGCCCCAAACGCAACACACACACATGCATTCACACCCTTCCATTTATTAATTGTGCAAATACAACAGCTGTTAGTGCATTGGTTTCCCCACCTCCTACTGTACACCGGTGTTGAAAATACGGGAAAAAAACAACCAGTCCATTTCAGAAACAGATGGACAGCAGACAAAGGAAGTGGAGAAGCCATGTTCCAACAAGATCTGGACCGGTAAAATATTCTAAACTCCTTTAACGTACTTATACATCTATTGCCCTTTAGCCTAAAATCATAAATTGtgagatatttttaatatattttccttatttcatGTTATAGGCTAAGTTACCGAAATCCCGCTGCTGGGGGAAAAATTCCTATCAATCATAGATACACTTCCTCTGGAGAAGAAAAATGTCATCAGCGGTATGGGATTTGGAGGATTGTTGCAGCTTACCTGCAAAGAGTTGCGGTATGACCTAATAACGTGGATAGTCGCCAATTATGACATTGGCTACCACCGCGTTTGTATGCAAACTAATGTTGCTGTCCCAATCACACCCCAAGATGTTAGAGAGGTCCTTGGTATCCCGGACCAGGGCATTGACATTCTCTTTTACAATAGGCACAGCACACCCAACTGcacttatgacattaaaatatTGGAAGATAGATTACGTGATCTACTGGTTGGCGAAGAATTCATGAAGTCTTTCCTCATTTTCGCCTGTGCCACTATCCTTGCCCCTAACTCAAAACAAGAAGGCATGCATGACTTGTGGGACACGATTTGGGATAGTGATGTGGGTGTCCGCAAAAATTGGGCCAAGTTTGTTCTCCAATATCTGGAGGATGGGATAAGGGACTATCGGAATAGTCATTCGACATACATTAGAGGTTGTGTGTTGTTTCTTCAGGTATTGTGTTCTCACTCTCTCCACATTACTGACATATGTCtgtcaaattaatttcttatgtTGTTGATATTCTAATAGCTTTTCTAACCGACTTATATTTGCTTCCCACTGCACAACTTTTCTATATGACGAAGTTCTACATCACTTCTTTTAAAGTTGAAGTGCGCAGTTCACTATGTGCTGCATGGACCGATAAGCAAATCAAGGGTCGCTTGGCAGCCAAAATACACACTTATGGCAATTATGGTCATGTCCAGGTATGGTCCAATTTAGCTAATTCATAAATGTAGATTCGTGTGatcattaattttgttttttatctatGGGTAGGTTATAGAGCGAAGCAACTCAGATGTACATAATGATGCATGGCCATGCGAGGTAGGAAGCTCACATTCTGATGACCCAACCGAGGTACGCCATCACACTACGACTTTATTACTTCACAAACAAACTTGATCACTATCCTCCTTATAGATGACCATGGTAATTGAGACTCCTTGTTGCTATCAATAGACAATTCAAGCACGGTTGATTTGCAATTCAGAGCATCTCATGAGCCTCGCTTCATCTATGGTATAAGACATTGCCACACTACGGGCAAGGTCTAGTGGAGGACAAAGTGGCTGTGCACTAACCCCACCAGATGAAGCAGTGAATGcgtaaaaaaacaaagaagagggtagCACCGATGTGCATCCATTTAGTGATCAAATAATGGGAAAAGCAACCGGTTCAGCAACCACACATTCTGGCCAGCAAAGGGCCACCAATGCAGCAGTAGATGATGGCCTATTTACTGAACAAGAGCCATGCCCACCTTCAACAAAGGGTGCTGAATTTCATTCACCTAAAGGGGTGCAAATGGGTGTTGAAGAAGGGTATGGCAGCAAACCGGTTACATCTATCCCTAGGCGGAGATTTAAACACATAGCGAAAAGGCTTGTGAAGCCAACCGCCATTTGCAAATCCCCATTCGTCTCTCAATGTGTTAGCCAATTTCCTAAAATCAGCCATGAAGAAAGGGTGGTTGCTGATTATGCATTGTCGGAAGCCGGTGACCCAAGGTACGTCACATGAATTAACCATCTAATGTTAATGCGAGCATTATTGTTAAAGTTTATGGCTATTGACTTAACACATTTTTTACATTGCAGTGAGATCTTGTGCCATATGCATGGCACATACATCACATGGGATGAGCTTTCTTCGCTCAATGGAGGCCGTTGGGTGAATAGTGTGGTATGTGTCAAATGTTCTGTCTAGCCCCATAGTGGTTAAATAtgaatcacattttttttttcctaattaacATGTGTACAATTTCAGATTGTAGGAGTGGTGTGCCGAATGCTGAATGTAGCACAAGAAATACCATCGTGGGCACACTATTTCGACCCATCCTTCTCCGTGAGTCCTTAATCATAATTGTTTAATGCGTTTCTCTATTATTTTAAATCGGAGACAATGTGGTTAGTTGTAACAACAAATTGATAGGTGGTGCTGGCCAACCTGTCGACAAAGGCAAAAAGCATGAAATAAGGGACCGGTGTCGGATGTTCCTAGATGCTGAATATGTGGGTCATGATTTCTCAAGTTGCGAGCTGGTACTTCAAACCTAGTACAATGGATTCACAGCCAAATcctctttttcatttatttaccaAATTATTTTGCCCTACTGACCTATTAATGGAAATGTAAACAATCCCCTTGTAGCTTTTCTTTCTCGTCTGCGACAACAACCACTGGCACGTGCACGTGTTGAATATTCCATCCTCGAGAGTCAAAATCTTATCTTTGTTGCCTTTAAGAAGGGGTAATGGGATAAGTGCCATATCGAGACGATTGTCTAAGACAATTGGAAAAGCATTCCATGCTCATGGCATCCTACGGCGATTGGATGTCTCAAAATTCGAGCATGTGCAACCCCAAATTGTGTAACAAAAAAATGGGTAGATCACTTTCGcccttaaaattttatgtatcttGAACTATGTGGTAGTgatgtatttatcttttatgcTTGATGTATGCATATGATTGGTGTAATGATATTGGTGGTGTAGATTTGATTGTGGCATGTTTGCAATAAAGTACATGCAACATTGGAATGGGGCCACGATAGCACATTCAATCGCGGAGGTAAGCACAACCAAAACTATTCAACTTGGTTCTTTTGCAGTCTTTAcatttaatgcccatgattctgATTTCTGTTGTGCAGGACAAGATGCATTTATATCGATTGAGGCTGGTCGTTATGTTGGTTACGAATGCTGCAAACAATGCTAGAGATAAGGTCATGAAGGCATGTCGAGTGTGACATATGAGGGTAGTCCCACTTCAATTACTTGCAATTTAGTAAATACTACATGTCACCTATAAAAGACAATGTCACTTTctattaaaagtttttattctcaTGATTAgtgtcattattattaatattttttttttttttttgttaattgcAGCCGACATTCGGAAAACATAATTCCTCACAACCATGAAGCCACCATGAGAAAGAGGGGAGAAATTTGACAATGCGGAATCGTGGATGCTGGAGAAAGGGATGTGATCATAAGACATTCTCATCATCAATCAAACTTTATAATATAACtgttcatattttgtttttttttttgtaaatttaggcATGCCCAATACCAGAGCTCTTTAAAAACTCTATACATACATCAAAATGGTTTTTTTGGTTGACCATTTTTACTTTGGGCACCTATTGCATACTTTTGATACACATACATCAAAATGCTTTTAGATTAATTTATCCGTTTCTACGAAACATACATTGGTATATGAAATTTTGGTTGACCTAAAAAGGTTACTCCATCACCTCTTTGCAGGTGTGTAGTTCTATGAGATCCATGCAATATGAGAAACTATTGCCTATGTTGAAGAACTTGCTTTCTATTCTGCATACTATTTGGCCTAGGTAAATCTCtcccttttatttataaaaaaaaaatgaattgtcgTTCTCtcccttttatttataaaaaaaaaaatgaattgtcgTTCTCTCCCTTTTATTTCATCTGTACTTACTGGTTCGgggatttttattattcaatacTCTTCTTCCATTGTTCTCTTTGGTTTGTTCTCTACACAGGAAATTGATTTGAATGTGTAATTAGTGATTTATTTGGGAAGAATATTCTAACTAGTACTTTGGTCGACCACCTAGTGGCTAGGTTCTTTATGGGGAAACCAAAATGTTGCCAACACTCAAAAAAGGAATTTGACAATTCTAGAGCAAAAACTCTCCCtttgtctttctttctttttcctttttacaatTATGAAGTACTGCACAAAGCCACAACTGTGCATGCTTAGTGTTTCCATTGATATTGAAGGTTTAGTTCAATtttgatagaattttaaaagataaaaacctgCTTGCCTTTAGATAGGTTTACTGGAACTTAATTGTGTTTTGCTGCTCATACAAACATTTTCCATTTCTGTGTATGATTCAGCTGCATCATTGTTTTTAATCTGGACATAGTTCTTCATCATCATGTGTTAACATTTTTACCAATCTTCAGGAACAAGGAAGAGGGATATTTCCTTGCTTCTGAGCTTCTGAAGAAGATATGTTCAAATCAGAAAGGTGTTGAAGCTTTAAGAAACTTGCCTACTCTTTTGAAGAGGCTACACAACCTAACTGAGGATCTTAGTAGGAAGGCAAACAATGAGAAGATGTTTGGCTTTGGCCATACTACAGTTTTCTTCCATTATACTAGCTGTACGGGCAGTAATTTAACTTCTTGCAGATGTTAAAACTTTCTGATGTTCATTCTTGTTAGACGATCACTTACACTAAATTGATGGTGGATATATTATTAGGAAATTCTCCCAATTGGAGCAACTAGATTCGAGGAGGCACTGCAAATGGGCTCTGAGACCTATCATCACTTAAAGGTTAGTTTGTTCAAACgagttgttttgttttaatgtACAAGTTTCTTATCTCTATTGTGTGACAAGTTTTGCAACAATTTCAGTTGGCTatccaaaaaaaggaaaaaaaaaattgatacaacAATTTGTGAATTTAAATTTTACTGTTTTAAGGAGTAATGAACCTCTATGGAAAATACATCTCTATGATACACTAAAGAGTTTCTTTgcctattaaaaattataaaactcaagagtttctttttcttttctttacttttgTTTCCATGGTTTAGTAATTCTGTTCCAAATCCAAATTGTGTGTATAAAAAACTTGTCTTCAAGATTGAATAATATTAATGCTCATGACATAATATCACTTTGTGTAACTTTAACTTTGATAATTCTGAAAGTATTCTGGGTTTTCAGTGTTTCTGTGTCTAAATGCTACATACACTTGaaggattgaaattttaatgaagTACGATGTAGTGTGGGAactttaaatttggaaatttgtgTTATGATTACATGCTATTGTAGCTTGAAGCTCCTCCTAGGAGTTCATACTTTCTAGGAAGGTAAAATGGCTATGTATCTGTTGCTCCCTAGCCATGCTTCTACTCATTTATTGCTTGTAATTTCTGTTAACAAAAAGAGAAGGCTGTTATTACAGAAAAATATGGTGCCCATGGGTGTGATGTTGGTGAGGATGGTGGGCTTGCTCCAAACATTTCCAGgcaagttttttttcttcttcaccgGATTTTGCTCATGTGCACATTTTAGTAACAAACCCACCATAGTGTTTGAGGATATATATTTTAGATAGAAGTTGTATTCTGCATAACTCATAAATCCATTATTATATGTTAGTTAAATATGGTTGAGCTCTGGCTGCATTTCTACCCAGCCCTGTGGAAACATGATAAAATTTCTGTAAGAGTGGTTGgtattaatatgatttatttgAAGCTTAATGTTTTCTAagttctttctccttttttgtttATGTTAAACAAGCTTGTTTGAATGTTGACCATCCTTGATAAATAGCTGTGGCATATTGGTTCATGTTTGTTAACCCTGATGGTGCTTATTTTAGTTGGTATATTCTATTGGGAAAAACTATCCTCATTGTTAATAAAGTTTCTTGTGTTTTTGATTCACCATATGCAGTGTACAGACAGAGGACTTCATTATACCAACTTATGATTGTGTATCTCCTTGCATAGTTGAGTTGAAGAGAATTCCAAAGTGTGCTCCTTTGGTTGTTGGTCATCATGGTTTTGGGGAATTTAGTTTATGGTATGCTGCCTTCTCTGCTTGCATATTAGTTTCTTCCATCCATTGAAAGGCTACTGATATGGGAATTAATTGGCTAGCATAATTCAGGTTTATTAAGATACATCATTAGTATTATCTGGATAAAAAGGTTCTATCTCATTTTCTGCACTGGTTTTGACTTATTTGCACTTGATACTTAATATCAAGTCTCGGCAAAATACTTAAGATTGTCCTTAGGAAAATGCGTGAATAAAGTTTTGAAATGGTTTGAATtgaaacaaatatcaaattatcataatttctttttggtttGGAATTTTGATTGCTAACTGAACTGTCTCTACATTTTTTGAGTGGTAACCAGCTTCTTGTACTTCTTAGTTTCCCTGTCTTACCTTAATGGATCCAATTATTTCTGTTTCCTGCATTTCAAATTAGGCATAGGTGTAGCCCAGTGTGCTTAAATCACATGGTGAGcagtgatatttgtttttttttccttcatgtgcaattgaaaattttttgaatttccaaTCCGCTACCAAGTTATAGGACTCTAATTGATATCTGTCAATTCATTGAAATTGAAAAGTTAAGGAACTCTGTTGTCTAGATCAATTTCTTAATGTTATAACTTCTATTATCATATTCATATCATCTGCAGATTCTTCtgtattataaattataaagatCAGGCTTCTATGTCTTAATTTTGTTTCTAGTGGAAACTGAAACGTATTACTAGGTCATGAAAAATCATCAAGATACTCTTAATTGTGTGAAGGAAAATTCCTGTAATGATCAgtcatttaaaaatgatttaacttGATCCAAATGTGAACTTATAATAAGCTTGATAAAAAGTCAGCCACTGTGACTagtgaattgttttttttcctcttctaaaGTGAGGAAGTCCTGGACCATAAGCCTTGGAAACAAAGATGGAACACACACAAACACGGAATAACCATCAACCAGCAGCATTCAACTATTCTAAGGGTCAACAAGTCCTtctcatgataattttttataaaaaaaaatttagtcaaAATATGGCCTTTTACGTCTGGCACTCCAGgattttattttctgttctttGGTTATATTTTGCtagtattttttgtttcatccaaTTTGTTATGTTGTGGTGCTTCATTGTAATTACTACCTCTACAATTTCAGGAATGTGGAATCAGTTTGTATCTTATTACAACGTTTCCCCAGGTGAGTTTAATGTGATTGACTGTTTAGTTTTTATTGCCACTTATGGTTCttataaattccattttttttaaaagtttttttgtaCTTTCATTAAATTCTCTTATTACAAAGTTTATCAACATTTAAGCTGCATCAACCTGTCTTGTAATTCTTGTTATTCTTGTTATTTGATGATGCACACCTGTTTTTACTTCTTTCAGGGACATTTCCCAACGCATCCTCATATCAAGGTTCACAATGCCAAGCATTTCAATTTTTGAGTTCATTCCAATCAGCTTGTTTAGTTTCCAAAGTGAGGTTCCTCTTTCCAGCAATCCTGATGTGGATTTGCACATAAACAAAATAATGGCTGCAACAAAAATGTGGTTCTCAAAGCACAATGAAAATTACACCTTTCTTCCATTAGGGGGGGAAAGCATTGTTGTGTGGCTTCTTGTTGCAACTCTTT
Above is a window of Vitis vinifera cultivar Pinot Noir 40024 chromosome 11, ASM3070453v1 DNA encoding:
- the LOC104880625 gene encoding uncharacterized protein LOC104880625, whose translation is MRRCLALAILQFSSIILAEILPIGATRFEEALQMGSETYHHLKAVITEKYGAHGCDVGEDGGLAPNISSVQTEDFIIPTYDCVSPCIVELKRIPKCAPLVVGHHGFGEFSLWNVESVCILLQRFPRDISQRILISRFTMPSISIFEFIPISLFSFQSEVPLSSNPDVDLHINKIMAATKMWFSKHNENYTFLPLGGESIVVWLLVATLSDSDTQHDNQMNDCQTNPVGWWRLALLVKNMVILGSALDPRAAAIGASAGHGIIGTHDGLVYMWELSTGTKLGSLHYFKGMLHPITI